A window from Candidatus Methylomirabilota bacterium encodes these proteins:
- a CDS encoding YtxH domain-containing protein, which translates to MSDERKGDAAGYLGWFFLGAALGAAAAVLLTPKTGQQARELLREQGGEVARRAQEFATEAQGRAGEWLDKSRELFEEQTQRLMSAFEAGKDAMREEIRKGSTPSRD; encoded by the coding sequence ATGAGTGACGAGCGGAAAGGCGACGCCGCGGGGTATCTCGGCTGGTTCTTCCTGGGCGCGGCGCTCGGCGCGGCGGCGGCGGTCCTGCTGACGCCGAAGACCGGGCAGCAGGCGCGCGAGCTCCTGCGCGAGCAGGGCGGCGAGGTGGCGCGGCGGGCGCAGGAGTTCGCGACCGAGGCGCAGGGGCGCGCGGGCGAGTGGCTCGACAAGAGCCGCGAGCTCTTCGAGGAGCAGACGCAGCGCCTCATGAGCGCGTTCGAGGCCGGCAAAGACGCGATGCGGGAGGAGATCCGCAAGGGGTCGACCCCCTCGCGTGACTGA